Proteins encoded together in one Candidatus Bathyarchaeota archaeon window:
- a CDS encoding GNAT family N-acetyltransferase, which yields MGSLEDMFDPKAVAFIGATEREGSIGQQIMKNLLIGRERRSVYPVNPNRDSVMGIKCFPSISEVPGHVDLAVIATPAKSVPGIVDECGRAGVDGVIIISAGFGETGAEGAKLEDEIKRLGVKHGVRVLGPNCLGVIRPHISLNAAFSRGNPEPGEIAFLSQSAALGSAMLDWAMSARIGFSMFASLGSMLDIDFGDLIDYLGQDPHTRSILIYMEGVRSARKFVCAARGFARTKPIIVLKSGKYAESARAARSHVGALAGSFEVYDAAFKRLGVLRVDEIEDLFNCATVLSSRNLPKGPRLAIVTNAGGPGIMTADAVLDYGGEVAELSEESMQILNGFLPPYWSKGNPIDLLEEANIERYEKALDVCLSDPKVDGVIVIYTPQPALESMGLAEKIVEKAGKKVKPILTVWMGGAENDPARRLFYENEIPTYPTPEKAVRTYMYMYRYKRNLELLYETPEELPMDLSPPKNHLKLIIRRAVKEGRTTLTEEEADKFLDAYRIPRAPAYLAKSLDEALENVSRVGGYPVALKIVSPDITHKTDVGGVILGVDSEKRLREEYTRLLERVKKASPKARIDGVYVQKMMQEIDFELILGARRDKDFGMVVLFGRGGRDVEHIHDFSMGLPPLNQTLARRMMEETKIYGALSRGPRNGQPINLRALEEIVVLFSNMVSDFPEMSEVEVNPLAASKTMIQALDARIIIDPGAIKEKNSYPHLVILPYPTKYVTPWRLKDGTEVILRPIRPEDERLESEFIMNLSDETKRFRFFRVIKELSHADLVRFCNIDYDREMAIIAELREDGKRREIGAARLILEPGGGKGEIAVVVADEYQRKGLGTKLVDMLIEIAEEKGLESIYGIIMPKNESVINLFRKMGFTFKVREDEVIATLNLK from the coding sequence TTGGGTTCTTTAGAGGATATGTTTGACCCGAAGGCGGTTGCTTTCATAGGGGCTACTGAGAGGGAGGGTTCGATCGGCCAGCAGATAATGAAGAACCTTCTCATCGGAAGGGAGAGGCGATCCGTGTATCCCGTCAACCCCAACAGGGATAGCGTTATGGGGATTAAATGTTTTCCGAGCATATCTGAGGTCCCAGGCCATGTGGATCTGGCGGTTATAGCTACCCCGGCGAAGTCGGTCCCGGGCATAGTGGATGAATGCGGCAGGGCTGGCGTGGACGGGGTCATAATAATCTCCGCTGGCTTCGGGGAGACGGGGGCTGAGGGGGCGAAGCTGGAGGATGAGATAAAGAGGCTGGGCGTGAAGCATGGGGTTAGGGTGCTCGGACCCAACTGTCTAGGCGTCATCAGGCCGCATATATCCCTGAACGCCGCATTCTCCAGGGGCAATCCAGAACCGGGGGAGATAGCCTTCCTATCCCAGAGCGCGGCCCTCGGATCGGCTATGCTCGACTGGGCCATGAGCGCCCGGATCGGGTTCAGCATGTTCGCCTCCCTGGGCTCCATGCTGGACATAGACTTCGGCGACCTAATAGACTATCTAGGGCAGGATCCCCATACGAGGAGCATACTCATCTACATGGAGGGTGTGAGGTCGGCTAGAAAGTTTGTATGTGCAGCCAGGGGATTCGCCAGGACCAAGCCCATCATAGTGCTCAAGTCCGGGAAGTACGCGGAGAGCGCCAGGGCTGCGCGCTCCCATGTGGGGGCGTTGGCGGGGAGCTTCGAAGTATACGATGCAGCCTTCAAGAGGCTCGGCGTGCTCCGGGTGGATGAGATAGAGGACCTCTTCAACTGCGCCACAGTCCTCTCGTCCAGGAACCTCCCCAAAGGCCCGAGGTTGGCCATAGTGACCAACGCCGGAGGCCCCGGGATAATGACCGCCGACGCGGTACTCGACTACGGAGGAGAGGTGGCCGAGCTATCCGAGGAATCCATGCAGATCCTAAATGGTTTCCTCCCCCCCTACTGGAGCAAGGGGAACCCCATAGACCTACTCGAAGAAGCGAACATTGAGAGATATGAGAAGGCTTTGGACGTATGCCTTTCGGATCCTAAGGTCGACGGCGTTATAGTTATCTATACGCCGCAGCCCGCCTTGGAGTCCATGGGATTAGCTGAGAAGATAGTGGAGAAGGCTGGGAAGAAGGTTAAGCCGATCCTGACCGTGTGGATGGGGGGAGCTGAGAACGACCCGGCTAGGAGGCTCTTCTACGAGAACGAGATACCCACATATCCTACGCCGGAGAAGGCCGTCAGGACATACATGTACATGTACCGGTATAAGCGGAACCTTGAACTCCTCTACGAGACGCCGGAGGAACTCCCCATGGACCTCTCACCACCCAAGAACCATCTTAAGCTGATCATAAGGAGGGCCGTCAAAGAGGGTAGAACTACCCTGACGGAGGAGGAGGCCGATAAATTCCTGGACGCGTACAGGATACCGAGGGCTCCAGCCTATCTGGCTAAGAGCCTGGATGAGGCGCTGGAGAACGTCTCCAGGGTTGGGGGATACCCGGTGGCCCTTAAGATAGTCTCCCCCGACATAACCCATAAAACAGATGTGGGAGGTGTGATCCTAGGCGTGGACTCGGAGAAGAGGCTAAGGGAGGAGTACACCCGCCTGCTGGAGAGGGTTAAGAAGGCATCCCCGAAAGCCCGGATAGATGGAGTATACGTGCAGAAGATGATGCAGGAGATAGATTTTGAGCTCATCCTAGGCGCTAGGAGGGATAAGGACTTCGGGATGGTCGTGCTCTTCGGCAGAGGGGGAAGGGACGTGGAGCATATCCACGACTTCTCCATGGGTCTGCCTCCGTTGAATCAGACACTCGCCAGGAGGATGATGGAGGAGACCAAGATCTATGGGGCCCTATCGAGGGGCCCAAGGAACGGACAGCCGATCAACCTGAGAGCCCTAGAGGAGATAGTGGTCCTGTTCTCCAACATGGTCTCGGACTTCCCAGAGATGAGCGAGGTAGAGGTAAATCCCCTGGCGGCCTCTAAAACCATGATACAGGCCCTGGATGCGAGAATAATAATCGACCCCGGCGCGATCAAGGAGAAGAACTCGTACCCCCACCTGGTGATACTTCCATATCCAACCAAATATGTTACGCCGTGGAGGCTTAAGGATGGAACCGAGGTCATCCTGAGGCCCATCAGGCCGGAGGATGAAAGGCTTGAATCAGAGTTCATCATGAACCTATCCGATGAGACTAAAAGGTTCAGGTTCTTCCGAGTGATAAAGGAGTTATCCCATGCAGATCTAGTCCGCTTCTGCAACATAGACTACGATAGGGAGATGGCCATAATAGCGGAGCTCCGGGAAGACGGGAAGAGGAGGGAGATTGGAGCAGCCAGGCTGATCCTGGAGCCCGGCGGAGGAAAGGGGGAGATAGCGGTAGTCGTAGCAGAT
- a CDS encoding FMN-binding glutamate synthase family protein — MNLRRPNASEATGTFNRSTDVVSMSGICSRCIDGCVGGCEAWLASFRGREVLYPGPFGEVTIGANKNYPVDYSHLNIQGYAWGAEGLPENVEPGPDTALFLNVDVETEYGWDSKVRMRLPIFTGAMGSTEIARRNWDHFAVGAAISGITLVCGENVCGVDPELELDDKGKVRRSPEMDRRIEAYKRFYEGYGELLVQMNVEDTRLGVAEYISSRHELEAIELKWGQGAKSIGGEIKVSDVGMAVKLKERGYMVIPDPEDPAVRRAYMKGSIREFERHSRLGFVDKASFLEEVDRLRGLGFKRITLKTGAYSPVDLAMALRYGAEARLSLITIDGAPGGTGMSPWPMMNEWGIPTFYLESLAYRFCERLSERGFRVPDLAVAGGFSTEDGVFKAIAMGSPYVKAVCMGRALMIPGMVGKNIGLWLKRGELPRTVSKYGRSVEEIFVCYEELRERYGDEIEEIPLGAIGIYTFCQKIKTGLQQLMAGSRKFKISALSRRDLMALTREAAEISGIPYVMDAYRDEALNILEE; from the coding sequence TTGAATTTGAGGAGGCCTAACGCCAGCGAGGCCACCGGGACGTTTAACCGCTCCACGGATGTCGTATCGATGTCGGGCATCTGCTCTAGATGTATAGATGGATGCGTTGGAGGCTGTGAAGCGTGGCTGGCCTCCTTCAGGGGCAGGGAGGTCCTGTATCCTGGGCCCTTCGGGGAGGTGACTATAGGTGCAAATAAGAACTATCCAGTCGATTACTCTCATTTAAACATTCAAGGCTACGCATGGGGGGCTGAGGGCCTTCCGGAGAATGTGGAGCCTGGACCTGACACGGCGTTGTTCCTCAACGTCGACGTGGAGACTGAGTATGGATGGGATAGCAAGGTTAGGATGCGGCTGCCCATATTCACCGGCGCCATGGGCTCCACTGAGATAGCCCGTAGGAACTGGGATCACTTCGCGGTGGGCGCCGCCATCTCCGGGATAACCTTGGTATGCGGTGAGAATGTATGCGGCGTGGACCCGGAGCTTGAGCTGGATGATAAGGGCAAGGTGAGGAGGTCCCCTGAGATGGACCGCCGAATAGAGGCCTACAAGAGGTTCTATGAAGGCTACGGTGAGCTACTGGTGCAGATGAACGTGGAGGATACGAGGCTCGGGGTGGCCGAGTACATATCCAGCAGGCATGAGCTCGAGGCGATAGAGTTGAAATGGGGTCAGGGAGCCAAATCCATAGGTGGAGAGATAAAAGTTAGCGACGTAGGTATGGCGGTTAAATTGAAGGAGAGGGGTTACATGGTCATCCCGGATCCCGAGGACCCAGCTGTAAGGAGAGCCTACATGAAGGGCTCCATCAGAGAGTTTGAACGCCACTCGCGCCTCGGGTTTGTGGACAAAGCCTCCTTCCTAGAGGAGGTGGACCGCCTCAGGGGCTTGGGCTTCAAGAGGATCACCCTCAAGACCGGGGCCTACTCCCCGGTGGACCTAGCCATGGCCCTGCGCTACGGCGCTGAGGCGAGGCTGAGCCTCATCACCATAGACGGGGCGCCGGGCGGCACGGGCATGAGCCCCTGGCCCATGATGAACGAATGGGGCATCCCCACCTTCTATCTTGAATCCCTAGCCTACAGGTTCTGCGAGAGGCTCAGTGAGAGGGGCTTCAGGGTGCCGGACCTCGCCGTGGCGGGGGGGTTCTCCACGGAGGACGGCGTCTTCAAGGCGATCGCTATGGGGTCACCCTACGTGAAAGCGGTCTGTATGGGGAGGGCTCTAATGATACCTGGAATGGTGGGGAAGAACATAGGGCTGTGGCTTAAGAGAGGCGAACTACCGAGGACCGTCTCAAAGTATGGGAGGAGCGTGGAGGAGATATTCGTCTGCTACGAGGAGCTGAGGGAGAGGTACGGGGATGAGATAGAGGAGATCCCACTAGGCGCCATAGGCATATACACCTTCTGCCAAAAGATAAAGACAGGCCTACAACAACTGATGGCGGGCAGCAGGAAATTCAAAATATCAGCGCTGTCCCGTAGGGATCTCATGGCGTTAACCAGGGAAGCTGCTGAGATCTCAGGCATTCCATACGTGATGGACGCCTACAGGGACGAGGCTTTAAACATCCTGGAGGAGTAG
- a CDS encoding phosphoenolpyruvate hydrolase family protein, which produces MAKRYSKTEVLERLNKEIDRGKPIVMAGAGIGIAAKFIERGGADIIGVYNSGYYRMHGWGSLAGMLPMGDANGLVYEMGAREILPVVRETPVIAGLNGTDVTRDMGIFLRQIKEIGFSGIHNFPTISWFSGEFRETLEATGFTYQMEIEMLKMANELDMLTIGYAFNAEETERLIREGDVDVYIYHAGITRGGSTGVAKTLTLKEMAEKTQRFYDIVKRIKPETILLAHGAALASPEDAEYILSNTDAVGVQLGSAIERLAVEEPLRQRTQAFKNINVKIRREK; this is translated from the coding sequence ATGGCTAAGAGATATAGTAAAACGGAAGTTTTGGAGCGACTGAACAAGGAGATAGATAGAGGTAAGCCCATCGTAATGGCGGGAGCAGGCATCGGAATAGCCGCTAAATTCATCGAGAGGGGCGGAGCGGACATTATAGGCGTGTACAACTCAGGATATTATAGGATGCACGGCTGGGGATCCTTAGCCGGCATGCTGCCTATGGGGGATGCAAACGGCCTCGTCTATGAGATGGGAGCTAGAGAGATACTTCCAGTAGTAAGAGAGACTCCCGTGATAGCTGGACTGAACGGCACGGATGTCACACGAGATATGGGGATATTCCTCAGGCAGATAAAGGAGATAGGCTTCTCAGGAATTCACAACTTTCCGACGATTTCATGGTTTTCCGGAGAGTTCAGGGAGACGCTTGAAGCCACGGGCTTCACCTATCAAATGGAGATAGAGATGCTTAAAATGGCCAACGAGTTGGATATGCTGACCATAGGCTACGCGTTCAATGCTGAGGAGACCGAGAGGCTGATCAGGGAAGGGGATGTGGACGTGTATATTTACCATGCAGGGATAACCCGAGGGGGGTCAACGGGCGTAGCCAAAACCTTGACTCTGAAAGAGATGGCTGAGAAGACCCAAAGATTTTACGACATAGTAAAAAGGATAAAGCCTGAGACGATCCTCCTCGCTCATGGGGCAGCTCTAGCTTCACCCGAAGACGCTGAATATATCCTAAGCAACACGGACGCTGTGGGAGTACAATTAGGCTCAGCTATAGAACGGCTGGCTGTAGAGGAACCCTTAAGGCAGAGAACCCAAGCATTCAAGAACATCAACGTCAAAATCCGTAGAGAAAAATAA
- a CDS encoding Tm-1-like ATP-binding domain-containing protein, translating into MKTLTKNARTIVVLGTLDTKGREIKFVKEIIERIGFRALVVDVGVIGEPLFKPDISREEVAEAGGMNFRELLENPSREVASPLMSRGASKLIEDMVKEGMVHGIISMGGTQGTSLATAVMRSLPIGFPKLMVSTVASGNTAPFVDIYDITMMHSVADILGLNPVTKKILSNAAHAICGMASSEEDLEVTEKPLVAVTTVGITTPCAMKAIELLEAHGCETIVFHAVGTGGRAMEHLMKQGTIKAVLDIATIEVTNDMYGGLLAGGGERLTVAGRLGIPQVLAPGAIAILVFGRPETIPEKYRDRKIIRHSPLITDIRITREEQVKVAEEMAARLRHTRDPAVFMIPRRGFDSYSAEGGPFWEPESDRAFVEALKASLPANIEVVELNYDINDPRFAKEMVKALLALMLEKGLLKRS; encoded by the coding sequence ATGAAGACTTTGACTAAGAATGCTAGGACTATAGTGGTCCTCGGAACCCTCGATACTAAGGGAAGGGAGATTAAGTTCGTGAAGGAAATCATCGAGAGGATCGGCTTTCGGGCTCTAGTTGTAGATGTGGGGGTTATCGGTGAACCTCTCTTTAAACCCGATATTTCCAGGGAGGAAGTTGCCGAGGCGGGAGGTATGAATTTCAGGGAACTCTTGGAGAACCCGTCTAGGGAAGTTGCGAGCCCTCTAATGAGTCGCGGGGCTTCAAAACTAATAGAAGATATGGTTAAGGAGGGCATGGTCCACGGGATAATCTCCATGGGAGGCACCCAGGGCACCTCTCTAGCCACGGCGGTTATGAGGAGCCTCCCTATAGGTTTTCCGAAGCTCATGGTCTCGACCGTCGCCTCAGGGAATACAGCCCCCTTCGTCGACATATACGATATAACCATGATGCACTCAGTGGCCGACATCCTAGGGTTAAACCCTGTGACCAAGAAGATACTTTCCAACGCAGCCCATGCCATATGCGGCATGGCTAGCTCAGAGGAGGATTTAGAGGTTACGGAGAAGCCACTGGTGGCCGTGACGACCGTGGGTATAACGACGCCCTGCGCGATGAAGGCGATAGAACTTCTAGAAGCGCATGGATGCGAAACCATAGTATTTCATGCAGTTGGCACTGGAGGGAGAGCTATGGAGCACCTGATGAAGCAGGGCACTATTAAGGCGGTCCTGGACATAGCCACCATAGAGGTTACAAATGATATGTATGGTGGCCTCCTAGCAGGGGGTGGGGAGAGGCTCACGGTGGCCGGTAGGCTTGGCATTCCCCAGGTACTGGCTCCGGGCGCCATCGCCATACTGGTCTTCGGGAGGCCTGAGACGATACCTGAGAAGTACAGGGATAGAAAGATTATACGCCATAGCCCTTTGATCACGGATATCCGCATCACAAGGGAGGAACAGGTTAAGGTTGCTGAGGAGATGGCTGCGAGGCTGAGGCATACCCGCGATCCCGCCGTGTTTATGATACCCAGGAGGGGCTTCGACTCATACTCTGCTGAGGGAGGGCCTTTCTGGGAGCCTGAGTCAGATAGAGCTTTCGTAGAAGCACTAAAAGCGAGTCTTCCAGCCAACATAGAGGTCGTTGAATTGAATTACGATATAAATGACCCCAGATTCGCCAAGGAGATGGTTAAGGCTTTATTAGCACTAATGCTGGAGAAGGGCCTACTAAAAAGATCCTAA
- a CDS encoding aminopeptidase P family protein, which translates to MNIFEERTRKFQSLISQKGIGGAMIRNPYSFRYFTGVGWWQPSIYIPASGDPVIFAFEDEVEELKENTWVSDVLGYRKVEELIRSVVATVRGSAGRTLGFDLDIDSSALLYQMFINMHRDRRVVDVHDLIMELRMIKDETEISLIRRASEIAGKSLKAALEAVRPGATETEVAGEAIYAARKEGAESVHIYVNSGRPRIHAHPRNERIKAGDTVMVDVMPRYEGYYSDKADTVILDDNGDKRKAYQAFSEAVELCSKNLGAGATMEEIEYEAKKVYERNGLLRYYVYGFGHGVGLRFEEAPITTIVVAHRRIKIRNNMIINLGHAPLSGKPIGAVKIEDTYLVKEGGAEKLT; encoded by the coding sequence TTGAATATATTTGAGGAGAGGACCAGAAAATTTCAGAGTTTAATCTCCCAGAAGGGTATAGGAGGCGCAATGATAAGGAACCCCTACAGCTTCAGATATTTCACGGGCGTAGGCTGGTGGCAGCCTTCAATCTATATACCTGCATCCGGCGATCCCGTCATTTTCGCCTTTGAAGACGAGGTGGAGGAGCTTAAGGAGAACACCTGGGTCAGCGACGTGTTAGGTTACCGTAAGGTTGAGGAGCTTATAAGGAGCGTCGTAGCTACCGTCAGAGGCAGCGCGGGGAGGACCTTGGGTTTCGACCTAGACATAGACTCTTCAGCCCTGCTCTATCAGATGTTCATTAACATGCATAGGGATAGGAGAGTGGTCGACGTTCACGACCTCATCATGGAGTTGAGGATGATTAAAGATGAGACGGAGATATCCCTCATAAGGAGGGCCTCCGAGATAGCCGGGAAGAGTTTGAAAGCGGCTCTAGAGGCTGTAAGGCCTGGAGCCACTGAAACCGAAGTTGCTGGAGAAGCCATCTATGCGGCGAGAAAAGAGGGTGCAGAGTCCGTGCACATATACGTCAATTCTGGGAGGCCGAGGATCCACGCCCATCCGAGAAATGAACGGATCAAGGCAGGGGACACGGTCATGGTCGATGTCATGCCTAGGTATGAGGGGTACTACTCCGACAAGGCTGATACAGTGATCCTGGACGATAATGGAGATAAGCGGAAGGCATATCAAGCCTTCTCAGAGGCAGTCGAGCTCTGCTCCAAGAATTTAGGGGCTGGAGCAACCATGGAGGAGATCGAATATGAGGCTAAGAAAGTCTACGAAAGGAATGGACTATTAAGGTATTACGTTTATGGATTCGGCCATGGGGTAGGGTTAAGATTCGAAGAAGCACCCATAACGACCATCGTAGTAGCTCATAGGAGAATTAAGATTAGGAACAACATGATCATAAATCTGGGCCACGCCCCTCTCTCAGGAAAACCCATAGGAGCCGTAAAGATAGAGGATACGTATCTCGTCAAGGAAGGAGGGGCTGAGAAATTAACTTAA
- a CDS encoding helix-turn-helix domain-containing protein encodes MNHTVYEYIEVAEIPSFVDPIYGPTEYPLTPSKVIVWLALKMGLFDYPKRIDTLELSRRLGVSPSTLSEIMRRGLRRLLEHYFKLDPTGNRRKIPSS; translated from the coding sequence ATGAACCACACAGTTTATGAATATATTGAGGTGGCTGAAATTCCTAGCTTTGTCGATCCCATCTATGGCCCTACGGAATATCCCCTTACGCCTTCTAAGGTTATCGTGTGGCTCGCCTTGAAGATGGGCCTCTTCGACTATCCGAAGAGAATAGATACATTGGAGCTCTCGCGTAGATTAGGGGTCAGCCCTTCGACATTATCAGAGATAATGAGGAGAGGACTACGGAGATTATTAGAACACTATTTCAAACTAGACCCTACTGGGAATCGAAGGAAGATTCCCAGTAGTTAA
- a CDS encoding DUF3463 domain-containing protein, which produces MAELARELGVKITYEMMETVKGYNEHLSLTAEEETDVALELLELKSQGYPIANSSAYFKALAAHTKYKCHVPKVLVTVEWDGAIRVCSTIAEDNRPDLMEYSLGNVVRNTFREIFASKNYLKYIEAAEKCYKCDLSYPREIALIYSFNSEAIRNFFSKITEINLSKL; this is translated from the coding sequence ATGGCGGAGCTAGCTCGGGAGTTAGGTGTAAAGATCACCTACGAAATGATGGAGACAGTTAAAGGCTATAATGAGCATCTCAGCCTCACGGCAGAGGAAGAGACCGATGTTGCACTTGAGCTCTTAGAGCTCAAGTCTCAAGGGTACCCAATAGCGAACTCATCAGCCTACTTCAAAGCTTTGGCGGCACATACTAAATATAAATGTCATGTTCCAAAGGTATTAGTTACCGTGGAATGGGATGGAGCAATTAGGGTATGCTCCACCATTGCCGAGGACAATAGACCAGACCTAATGGAGTACAGCCTAGGAAACGTAGTCAGGAACACCTTTAGGGAGATATTCGCCTCTAAAAATTATCTTAAATACATAGAGGCGGCGGAGAAATGCTATAAATGCGACCTATCATATCCCAGGGAGATAGCCCTCATATACTCGTTCAACTCAGAGGCCATCAGGAACTTCTTCAGTAAGATAACGGAGATAAACCTAAGTAAACTGTAA